The following is a genomic window from Brevibacterium limosum.
GGGAAGGGGAGTTCGACTTCCTCAAGGACAAGTGTGAGGTCGTCTACCTCGAACGCACTCCTGAGATCTCGACGACCCGGATCAAGAGCGAGTTGGGCAAGCCCTGACTGGAACGGCGCGGACTTCGCGCTATCGTTGCCGGACAACACCATGGAACTGAGAGGAACGGACGTGCCCGAAAAGTCTTCGGCGAAACATCCGACGCTGTCGGAACTTCGGGCCAAGGCACAGCCACCGGAAGTTCGCAGTCGGAAGAACGCCGAGCACTGGACGGCGCAACTCTACCTCCGTCATATCTCGATCTACTTCACGATGTTGCTCGTGCGCACGAAGATCAGCGCTAATGGAGTCACCGGCCTGATGATTCTGGCCGGATGGTGCATCGCATTCAGTCTTCTGATTCCTGGCATCTGGGGAGCGGTTCTGGCCGTGTTCTTCTCACAGGTTCAGATGTATATCGACTGCTGCGACGGTGAGGTTGCGCGGTGGCGGGGAACCAGCGGTGCCAAAGGCGTGTTCCTCGACAAGGTCGGCCACTACACCACTGAAGGTCTGGTTGCGGTCGCGCTCGGAGTGCGGGCTGTGGGGGAGTGGAACAACCTCATCGACGATCCCGCTGGTTCCTACCCGCTTCTGCTCGCCGGGACGGTTCTGGCAGGGTTGGTGCTTCTCAACAAGGCCCTCAATGACATGGTTCATGTCTCGCGTGCGTTCAACGGACTCGATAAGCTCGCGGACTCGAAGGAAGCTACCGCTCTCAACCCGGGAGCGGTCGCCACGCTCAAGCGAATCGCTCGCTTCGTGCCTTTCCACCGCATCTTCCACTCTGTCGAGATGTCGTTGATGGCACTGGCATCGAGCATCGTCACTGCGATAGCAGCATCGGCAGGAGCTGAACCTCTGTTCGGCGAACGTTGGCTCGTTCTCATCATGGCTCCGCTGTGCCTGCTTTCCGTCATCGGGCATTTCATGTCGATCATGGCATCAAGGAGGCTGTCATGAGCGAATCATCCAGGATCCTCTCCCAGCGTTTCGAAGGCAATCGACGCTACACCTTCGGTGTCGTTGTTCTCAGTCAGGGCAAGCGACTGGACGACCTCAATCGTGGGTTCGAATCGTTGCTGGCGCAGAAGGGCGTCGACCTCGACATCGTCTGCGTGGGGAATGGCTGGGAGCCGGAAGGCATTCCGGACCTGGTCAAGAAGTTGGGGCTGCCGGAGAATCTCGGAATCCCTGCTGGTCGCAATGCCGGCGTCCCCCACGTCGACGGCGAGTTCCTCTTCTTCCTCGATGATGACGCGTGGCTGCCGGATGACACGTCGCTGATGCGCATGGCACAGCTGATGCGTACAAAACCGCGCATCGGATTGATTCAGCCGAGGGTTGAGGAGCCTGGTGGGCCGGATGCGCCGAAACGTTGGATTCCCAGGCTGAAGAAGGGAAGCGCCGACCATTCATCAAATGTGTTCTCGGTGTGGGAAGGCGCGGTCTGTATGCAGCGTCGAGCCTTCGACGAGTGCGGTGGTTGGCCGGCACCATTCTGGTACGCGCACGAAGGCATCGAGCTCGCCTGGAGAGTGTGGGACGCCGGCTACAACGTCTGGTACATGGGCGATCTCGCAGTCGCCCACCCGGTGATCGACCCGAGGCGCCACGACGAATACTTCTACATGAATGCCCGAAATCGAGTTTGGCTGGCCCGAAGGAACCTGCCTTGGCCGTTCAGCTGGGCGTATGTGGGTTCATGGACATTGATGCAGTTCATCAAGTGGGCCAACAAGCCTCACCAGCTCAAAGCATGGATGGAAGGCTGGCGTGCCGGATGGAGCCTCGACCCATGGGGCCAAGACGAAGACCGCCGGAAGCTGTCGAGAAGAGGCGTGCTTCGGATGTCGCGGCACGGGCGGCCGCCGATCGTGTAGACCGGTTGAGCCAACGCTTGCGGTATTGCTTCCGGTCGGACACGCGGACGACTTCGTCGCACGTCCTTTTGGCATAGCGCCGTGAGCTTCCAGCCTGAAATATGACACTGACCGCAGTCGGGTCCGACCTAACTGTATGAGAAACCGAGTGGAGCCATTTGATGCAGTCGACAGCTACCGTTGCTGAAAACCCCCCGCGAAGGACTCCTACACCCAAGTCCTCGGGTTTTCGCTCCGATATCCAAGGGCTGCGCGCTCTGGCTGTGGGAATCGTTCTGCTCTATCACCTGTGGCCCGACCGCTTTGTCGGCGGGTTCGTCGGCGTCGACGTCTTCTTCGTCATCTCCGGCTTCCTCATCACCAGCCACCTCATCAAATCTCCTCCACGGAGTTGGGGAGATGTGGCAAAGTTCTGGGCACGACGGGTTCGCCGCCTGCTGCCGGCATCGTTGCTCGTCCTCTTCCTCGTCGGCATCGCAACGTTCCTCGTCGCCCCACAATCGATCTGGGCCGACACAGGACGACAGATCCTCTCCGCAGGGCTCTACGTCGTCAACTGGGATTTCGCCATATCCAGCGTTGATTACCTGGCCGCAGACAACGCTCCCTCTCCGGTGCAGCACTTTTGGTCGCTGTCGGTCGAAGAGCAGTTCTACTTCGTCTGGCCGATGATCATCAGCTTGGCCTTCCTCGCCGGGACCAAGTTGGGCCGGTCAAAACGGGTCATAGGGTTCACTGTCCTCGGAATCTTCCTCGCCTCCTTCGTCTTCTCTATCTGGTATACGGCTGCTGAACCTGCAATGGCCTACTTCATCACCCCGACCCGGATGTGGGAGCTGGCCACGGGCGGCCTTGTCGCCGTCTTCGTTCTCTACATTCGCCCCGAACGGCTGCCGTTCAGCTCACTGCTCGGGTGGATCGGTCTCGCCGGGATCGTGGCCGCCACCTTCCTCATCCGCGCTGACATGCCGTTCCCCGGTTACATCGCGCTCGTCCCGGTGGTGTCGACGGCGCTCGTCATCCTTGCCGATTCCAGGGGACGGGCCTCCGTGCTTCCGCTGCTGTCGCTGCGGCCCGTCCGCTTCCTCGGCGACATCTCCTACTCCGTCTATCTCTGGCATTGGCCCCTCATCGTTCTCGTGCCCTACCTGTCGGCAAAGCTGGGGGCTTCGGAAGGCCTCGGGGTAGCGGACAATATCGCCATCATCATGGTCTCGATCATTGCCGCCTGGGGCTCGACGACATGGGTCGAGAACCGATTCCGGAAATCTTCTTTCTTCAGCACTTCGACGAGAACCTTCGCGTTCGCGGCGCTTGCCATGGCTCTCGTCGCCGCACTCGGATTCAGCCAGATGGTCGTCGCCAACACCATCATCGAGCAGAACGAGGAGAAGCTGCAGGCCCAGTTGGATGACCCCGACTCCTGCCTCGGCGCCGGGATCCTCCTCCCCGGTGCGACAGACAACCCCAACTGCGAGGACAAGGACTCGCTGCAGATGGAACCCGCTGCTGCGAAGACAGATAAGTCGAAGGCGTACGCCGACGGCTGTTGGGCCAGTGCCCCATATTCGAGCAAACCCGAATGCACGTACGGGGATGGGTCGAAGCATGTCGCACTTGTCGGCAATTCTCATGCCGGCCATTGGTTGCCGACGCTTGAGCGTTTGGCCGACGAACATGATCTGACGATCACCACATTCCTCGCCTCGAACTGCAGCATTTCAACCTTGCCTCAGGAACTGTCGACACCGGAAGAGGCCAAGGGATGTCAGGACTATGCCGACTGGGTCACTGAACGAACGACCGAAGGCGGCTTCGACGCAGTCATCACTTCGGAACGACAGTCCACGCCGCTGGAAGGCATGGATTGGAAAGAAACCGAAGAGAAGGCTCCTGAAGGCCACCGCGAGATCCTCCAACGTTGGGTCGACGCGGACCTTGACGTGGTGGTCATTCGGGACACCCCATACCCCGGCGGGACTGATATCAACGTGCCTGATTGTGTCGCTAAGCATGAAGACGACCTCGAACAGTGCTCCGGAACCCCAGAATCATGGCACTGGATGGATCCGCTCGCGGCCTCGGCGAAGAAAATCGATTCGAAGAGAATGTCGGTCATCTACCCCCAGGACTGGTTCTGCCCGGACGGGCGATGCGAGCCGGTGATCGGGGGAGTCATCACCTACTTCGATACTGCTCACATCACGGCCACCTATGCCCAGACGCTGGCTCCCCAATTCGGCGCGAGCCTGCGCCGAACCGGATTGAGCACGTTCGACTGATACTCGAAGACACAGATTCATCGAACTGACAGTCGAGTCGGATAGCGTGTGCCTGATCAACCTCAACCAACGACCGTTCACCGAAATCTCTGCAAAGGACTATGAGAGTGACCACTGGACGAAACGCCGCTGACCGCTACCTCAGCAAGGGCCGAGAACTGGCGAAACCTGTGATCCACGGAATCGCTCGTCGTGCCCTGCCAGTGGTCGAAAGAGCATCAGGGACGAAATACGTTCGCGAACGGGCTGCCGGCGGAAAGGGAAAGTCGGCCGCTGCATCGAAGACGAACGCCGCACGGACCGCGCGCGCCTATCAGAAACTGGCCTCGGGTCTTCCTGGGGGGACAGCCGCCGACACCGACGGTTGGACATCTGCTCCGTCTGCGCGAGAAGTCGATGCCAAGTCACGTCAGTTGGCGCGGCTCAAAGCGCACTCGACTCTGTCTGATTCCCTTGCCCAGGGGTCGACTTTCGAAAGCGCAGCTGTTGCCGCCGGCAGGGCCCTCCTCGCCGAGGGACTGCAGGCGGATGCCGTGTCGATGGGGCTGAGTCTTCGCAACACGCCCGCTTCCGAGGAAATCGGCAGGGTGCTTTTGGGTATGTCTTATCAACGTTCGTCAGACCCGGAGGTCGCCTGGGCCGAGTTCGAACGGCTCGAAGACCGGGATCTCATCGTCGCTGCGGCTGAGGAGTACTACCCGACGGCGATCGACACACTCGGCGAAGCGGCACTGCCTCTGTTGGAACGTTCGAACGAGTCGGGAGAGACTGATCATTGGAGTTCCAAAGCCGTTCTGCGCACGGCGGAGGCGGCATTCTGCATCGACGCCTTCGACCACGTTCGCACGCTTGTCGAGTCACGCCTGCAGAACGACGACGAACAGATCAACGCTGCGGTGCGCTACGAACTCACTCGAATGCTCGACTGGCTTCCCGGCGGTCGACACTTGGAGCCTCTGCCGACGACCGAGGGCACTCGCAATTTCGGTGTACTCAGCTACGATCAGCCGGGCATTCGCTCGCGCAACGTCGGCGACTACATTCAGACACTTGCGTCGATCGGACATCTGCTCCGGTACGAGAACCTCACATTCTCCGGCGACAAGGGTCTGACCGACCTCTTTGCGAAGCTTCGCAGATCAGTCAAAGAGGAACGGAAATATGCCGGCCCTCAGGCGGAGCTCAATCTGGTTGAGGTCTACCGGGACGGCAATGTGTACCAGGACATCCCGGAAGACACTTGGTACATCG
Proteins encoded in this region:
- a CDS encoding acyltransferase family protein, producing the protein MQSTATVAENPPRRTPTPKSSGFRSDIQGLRALAVGIVLLYHLWPDRFVGGFVGVDVFFVISGFLITSHLIKSPPRSWGDVAKFWARRVRRLLPASLLVLFLVGIATFLVAPQSIWADTGRQILSAGLYVVNWDFAISSVDYLAADNAPSPVQHFWSLSVEEQFYFVWPMIISLAFLAGTKLGRSKRVIGFTVLGIFLASFVFSIWYTAAEPAMAYFITPTRMWELATGGLVAVFVLYIRPERLPFSSLLGWIGLAGIVAATFLIRADMPFPGYIALVPVVSTALVILADSRGRASVLPLLSLRPVRFLGDISYSVYLWHWPLIVLVPYLSAKLGASEGLGVADNIAIIMVSIIAAWGSTTWVENRFRKSSFFSTSTRTFAFAALAMALVAALGFSQMVVANTIIEQNEEKLQAQLDDPDSCLGAGILLPGATDNPNCEDKDSLQMEPAAAKTDKSKAYADGCWASAPYSSKPECTYGDGSKHVALVGNSHAGHWLPTLERLADEHDLTITTFLASNCSISTLPQELSTPEEAKGCQDYADWVTERTTEGGFDAVITSERQSTPLEGMDWKETEEKAPEGHREILQRWVDADLDVVVIRDTPYPGGTDINVPDCVAKHEDDLEQCSGTPESWHWMDPLAASAKKIDSKRMSVIYPQDWFCPDGRCEPVIGGVITYFDTAHITATYAQTLAPQFGASLRRTGLSTFD
- a CDS encoding glycosyltransferase family 2 protein yields the protein MSESSRILSQRFEGNRRYTFGVVVLSQGKRLDDLNRGFESLLAQKGVDLDIVCVGNGWEPEGIPDLVKKLGLPENLGIPAGRNAGVPHVDGEFLFFLDDDAWLPDDTSLMRMAQLMRTKPRIGLIQPRVEEPGGPDAPKRWIPRLKKGSADHSSNVFSVWEGAVCMQRRAFDECGGWPAPFWYAHEGIELAWRVWDAGYNVWYMGDLAVAHPVIDPRRHDEYFYMNARNRVWLARRNLPWPFSWAYVGSWTLMQFIKWANKPHQLKAWMEGWRAGWSLDPWGQDEDRRKLSRRGVLRMSRHGRPPIV
- a CDS encoding CDP-alcohol phosphatidyltransferase family protein, whose protein sequence is MELRGTDVPEKSSAKHPTLSELRAKAQPPEVRSRKNAEHWTAQLYLRHISIYFTMLLVRTKISANGVTGLMILAGWCIAFSLLIPGIWGAVLAVFFSQVQMYIDCCDGEVARWRGTSGAKGVFLDKVGHYTTEGLVAVALGVRAVGEWNNLIDDPAGSYPLLLAGTVLAGLVLLNKALNDMVHVSRAFNGLDKLADSKEATALNPGAVATLKRIARFVPFHRIFHSVEMSLMALASSIVTAIAASAGAEPLFGERWLVLIMAPLCLLSVIGHFMSIMASRRLS